A window from Gasterosteus aculeatus chromosome 14, fGasAcu3.hap1.1, whole genome shotgun sequence encodes these proteins:
- the nkx6.1 gene encoding homeobox protein Nkx-6.1, whose translation MLAVGPMDGSRQSAFLLSTPPLAALHSMAEMKTPLYPAYPLSSSGPTCSTSPNPGGMAGSSSPGIKSSSGPSSGLSSPQQCSSATPHGINDILSRPPAALPGGPAGLLSGLPRFGSLSPPPHGLYFGPGGAAVAVARYPKPLADLPGRTPIFWPGVMQSPPPWRDARFACSPHQNSILLDKDGKRKHTRPTFSGQQIFALEKTFEQTKYLAGPERARLAYSLGMTESQVKVWFQNRRTKWRKKHAAEMATAKKKQDSETERLKSTSDNEDEDEDYNKPLDPDSDDEKISQLLKKHKPGPGPLLHTSENDSA comes from the exons ATGTTGGCGGTGGGTCCGATGGACGGGTCCCGACAGAGCGCCTTCCTCCTCAGCACCCCCCCGCTGGCGGCTCTGCACAGCATGGCCGAGATGAAGACCCCGCTGTACCCGGCCtacccgctctcctcctccggacccacctgctccacctctccGAACCCGGGCGGCATGGCCGGGTCCTCCTCCCCGGGGATCAAGAGCTCCTCGGGTCCGTCCTCGGGGCTCAGTTCCCCGCAGCAGTGCTCTTCCGCGACCCCGCACGGGATCAACGACATCCTCAGCCGGCCCCCCGCGGCGCTCCCCGGGGGGCCGGCGGGGCTCCTGTCCGGTCTTCCCCGGTTCGGCAGCCTCAGCCCGCCGCCTCACGGACTTTACTTCGGCCCCGGCGGCGCGGCGGTGGCCGTGGCCCGGTACCCGAAGCCCCTCGCGGACCTGCCTGGCCGGACGCCGATCTTCTGGCCGGGAGTgatgcagagcccccccccctggagGGACGCGCGCTTCGCGTGCTCCCCGC ATCAGAACTCCATCCTCCTGGACAAGGACGGGAAGAGGAAGCACACGCGGCCCACCTTCTCCGGGCAGCAGATCTTCGCGCTGGAGAAAACCTTCGAGCAGACCAAGTACCTCGCGGGCCCCGAGCGCGCGCGGCTCGCGTACTCCCTGGGAATGACGGAGAGCCAGGTGAAG GTCTGGTTCCAGAACCGACGGACGAAGTGGAGGAAAAAGCACGCGGCGGAGATGGCCACGgcgaagaagaagcaggacTCGGAGACCGAGCGGCTCAAGAGCACTTCGGacaacgaggacgaggacgaggactaCAACAAGCCGCTGGACCCGGACTCCGACGACGAGAAGATCTCCCAGCTGCTGAAGAAGCACAAACCGGGTCCGGGGCCGCTGCTGCACACGTCGGAGAACGACAGCGCGTaa